The following proteins are encoded in a genomic region of Magnolia sinica isolate HGM2019 chromosome 1, MsV1, whole genome shotgun sequence:
- the LOC131245775 gene encoding kinesin-like protein KIN-12E has translation MDWYLINGLNFVKEKLLEVAGLPMLENCMSGYNSCMFAYGQTGSGKTCTMMGDICEMDNELSEDCGMTPRIFEYLFMQIREEEENRRDERLKYSCKCSFLEIYNEQITDLLEPASTNLQLREDMKKGVHVENLKEYKVTTVRDVLKLLLQGAATRKIAATHMNSESSRSHSVFTCVFESRWEKDSMAHIHFGRCIEVEKPRACATQLSYNPTQAWMEDVQYPSFPSGGSPLLNATVQKSGKSTPCGAFGVKCGSPEGGFAASYGDGYGLHSGAADKGPLYGMSSCSWGAFEKYRIGCR, from the exons ATGGACTGGTATCTAATCAATGGTTTGAATTTTGTAAAGGAAAAGCTTTTAGAGGTTGCAGGCCTGCCAATGTTGGAGAATTGCATGTCTGGGTATAATAGTTGCATGTTTGCATATGGCCAG ACTGGGAGTGGGAAGACATGTACTATGATGGGTGACATATGTGAGATGGACAATGAACTTAGTGAAGATTGTGGGATGACACCTCGTATTTTTGAATATCTATTTATGCAAATTAGAGAG GAAGAGGAGAACCGGAGAGATGAAAGATTGAAGTATAGTTGCAAGTGTTCCTTTCTTGAGATATATAATGAGCAGATAACAGATCTCCTTGAGCCAGCATCAACCAATCTGCAA CTGAGAGAAGACATGAAGAAAGGTGTACATGTTgaaaaccttaaggaatacaaGGTGACAACTGTCAGGGACGTTCTCAAACTTCTCTTACAG GGTGCTGCAACCAGGAAAATTGCAGCAACCCACATGAACAGCGAGAGCAGTCGTTCCCACAGTGTCTTTACTTGTGTCTTTGAGAGCCGATGGGAGAAAGATTCCATGGCACACATTCACTTTGGAAG ATGCATTGAGGTCGAAAAGCCTCGAGCTTGTGCAACCCAGCTCTCTTACAATCCAACACAAGCCTGGATGGAAGatgtgcaatatccaagctttccatcaggtggttcCCCACTTCTTAATGCCaccgtccaaaaatcaggcaagtcCACTCCAT GTGGAGCATTTGGGGTGAAATGTGGTAGCCCAGAGGGGGGCTTTGCTGCTTCATATGGGGATGGATATGGACTTCATTCG GGTGCTGCTGACAAAGGTCCTCTATATGGCATGAGTTCTTGTTCTTGGGGTGCATTTGAGAAGTATCGCATCGGGTGTCGCTGA